The following are encoded together in the Lactuca sativa cultivar Salinas chromosome 1, Lsat_Salinas_v11, whole genome shotgun sequence genome:
- the LOC111916804 gene encoding 40S ribosomal protein S7: MYTSMKKISKDKDVEPTEFEQSVAQALFDLENTHQELKSDLKDLYINSASQIDVANNKKAVVIHVPYRLTKQFRKIHPKLVRELEKKFSGKDVVFIATRRIVRPPKKGSAAQRPRSRTLTAVHEAMLEDIVHPAEIVGKRIRHRLDGSKIIKIYLDPKARNDTEYKLETFAGVYRKLSGKDVVFEYPITEA, translated from the exons ATGTATACCTCAATGAAGAAGATCTCTAAGGATAAGGATGTTGAACCTACTGAATTTGAGCAGAGTGTTGCCCAG GCGTTGTTTGACTTGGAGAACACACACCAAGAGCTCAAAAGTGACTTGAAGGATCTGTACATCAACTCAGCAAG CCAAATTGATGTTGCCAACAACAAAAAGGCAGTTGTGATCCATGTGCCATATAGATTGACCAAACAATTCCGCAAGATTCACCCTAAACTTGTGAGAGAACTTGAGAAGAAGTTCAGTGGAAAG GATGTAGTTTTCATTGCCACCAGAAGGATTGTGAGGCCACCAAAGAAAGGCTCTGCTGCTCAGAGACCTCGCTCGCGTACACTCACTGCTGTTCATGAAGCCATGCTTGAAGATATTGTCCATCCTGCTGAAATTGTTGGGAAACGCATCAGACACAGGCTTGATGGATCTAAAATCATCAAG ATTTATTTGGACCCAAAAGCTCGCAATGACACTGAATACAAATTGGAGACATTTGCTGGAGTATACAGGAAGCTTTCTGGGAAAGATGTTGTCTTTGAATACCCGATCACAGAAGCttag